The nucleotide window taatacttcatcataaaataataagaaaataaataataaataaatttactcctaaccaatattttttttttttttttagcttaacCAATATCCCTTGGTTTGTCTTTTGAGGCCCTTACCTGTATATAGATTGTTATAATTTATGCATGGCAAAATTGCAAAAATATTAGTAGGAGAGGTCGTTGTATTCGGTCGGCTCCATCACccataataaaatacaaaattttaatgtGTTATATTGCCCGTTAAGAGCACTTTCATTGgattattcaaaattaaaagataattttgatgaatataagaaaaatttaacttttaactattccattcacataaatctctacattggaatagctattttttcattatataataataaaataatataagataaatttgattttggttattcacattaaatcttcacattagattatacatttattcattatatgataatgaataaataataatttcagaaaatatttactttttttaattattagtttatttaattttatcatattttactatttctacttattatatgttaattaataatcatattcttattaaattaatatatcactaagtcaaattaatatattaattgtaataaaatatgtgataaaaagaaagtgagagataaataattaatcaaatatgtatttgatgtatgtacagtaaccttcaaatttgaaaaaaattttgaaagtcactgtaactaaattctaaatatttagaatttaactaatccaatatgagtatattttattctttaatagctaaatactcattggatttaatttttagttaatccaatgagagtgctctaagtcATGCACTCAAATGCAATATATATGCCTCACGAATAAGTTTGACacttttttgtttacttttacagatgagatgaatagagataaaaattaaataattaaataatttttttaaatattatttatattttgagatttgaaaaaattgaattatttattttattttatataaaaatttgataaaattataataattagatgtaataagataaaaaaatttgtgaaaataaacaagacctTAATTTCTTTAAACTGCAATTAAAACCCATTAAAAtcagttacaaaaaaaataataacatccCTCGCATCTTCCTTTTCCCATAACTTGGGAGTTGGGGTGCGAGGTTAGAGCAAGACGGCAAGCAACGAAGCGTCTTTGAACGAGGCATGAGGGGTCCAGACTCCAGAGTCCAACCTCCAAACCCCACGTGTTTCTCGTCTCCTGCCGACTGCCGTGATCTGACCAACCACgaaacaacccccccccccccccaatttttCCTCCTTAACTTGCGCAAAACACCGCCTACTAGTTTATAAACTTCTCTCCCTAGCGCTCCCAAAACCTTGAAAGCAAAAGggggaagaaaagagagagagagagagagagagatcatggcCTTTGCAACCAGTTGCTGCCTCCATCTCCCTCCTGCAGCAGCAACCCCTCCTTCAAAACCTTCTCTCACTCCAAAAGCAAATCATCAAGTTGCATGCAGGTAACTCAAACTAGGAGTAGTAGTAGTACACCTAATGACCCGCCAATGCATTTTGGTCTTTACTTTTACTAACTTTAATTTAGTTGTTTAATATCTGCATGTATTACGCaggaagaagaatgaagaatcaTGGAGAAATCGATGCATTATAGGCATGGCTTCCATGATAATTGGATTGGAAATAAGCAGCAACTTAACGATCATTGACGAAACCCATTTTGCCAATAATATTGCCAAAGAAAACACGTCGACCTTGCAGCTCGCAGTAGACTCGAACGGTCAGCAAGTCACGAGATGGAGCGATAAACGAAGTTGCCCCGCTTGGCGAGAGAATTCCCTGGAGACCATCATGCCGGAGAACCTCCCCAGGCCGTCAGTTCGCAGGAGATGGGAGGCTGTTGGGTATGATTCGAAGACTGCCCCGCCGGTTAAAGTGATCATCAAAACTACTACTAGAAGCAACTATTGCTTTTCTctgtaataaaaattaattacaacgTTTCCCAcgatatactatatattaatttgtacgTTATGATCAATATGAGTAATGATCTGtaaaaatttagatatatttctTGAAGATCATAGTCACTTttgccctttttattttatttatcacaGTCTAGTCTTTAGAATTTTCAATAGCCATAGACTCGATCgacttttcaataaaaacaGAGATTTGAAGTAGTCAAAAGTTGGCGGAGTACAACGTTGGAGGTTTCAAATGGAAGCCCGGTGGCGACGTGGCTTTTGTGTTGAAAATGGGCCAATATTGGGCATGCAACGATGAGCCTGCATTACAGAAGCGGGGTTTCTTTCTATGCTGTCCAGGATTTTCCTGAGCTGTGGATTTTCGAAGTTGGGCTGGCCGGcccataataatattttggcaacaataaaatcactagTAATAAAagtccataaaaataaaattaaatgttatgtGTAGTGCGTGAAGATGATAATAACAAAATGTCGTAAACGGTTGAAAAGGAAGGAGAGAGATACTCTTGAAGATGGTTAATTCCAAGTAAAGTTAGATACTGATATAGATTGTGCAAgtatcatgtatttatttttaaaaaaaagagtgaaacttatcattaaaaatttaatgaatacTATTACATGTACAAacgaattatataaaagtaatcttataaattgatgtgattttatctaatttattatatctattttataataaaattaattttataatctgtcaaattacattaaaatacgtgatattatttttatgtaattccttTACAATTTGTCGTAAATTAATTGGGAAGTAGGAATTTTGTAGATGCGGGAGGGAGTATCTTAAAAGATCTAGATTTTTGTTTTCACGTGGGAGATCAGATCCTAATTGGTACGAGAGGTTGAGAAAGAATAGGTAGGTAGGTAGGAAATGATGCAAGGGAATATGAAAAAGTATGATATTCAACAGTAAATGCATAAAAAgcaaaagggaaagagagagaggggaaccCAATGTTTCTGTTTCTATTGGGACATTTTGACACTTTTTGAACAAGTGGCGACTGATCAATGTTTCTTTCAAAGAAGCACCAATTGTAGTAGACATTGCAGCTATTGATCTATTCTACAATTGGCACAAACTAGGTGATATTATCATTGCTCTTATTTTTAGGCCGGCCTTCTGTTTCCTTTATATCCATCCACGCTCCTCTCTCCTCTAGTGGCTTTTTCTACATGAATCTGTCTGTCCAGTTTAGTATTATGGACCTGAATGCCCCACTTTAGACAAATTCCACCTAAGCATCATATCATTATATCTACCTATATAGACAGCATGCCATTGTCCTTTTTCTTTGCACCAACCTCTCagttttcaattaatttatataattatataatatatatatatctataaaagaGCTATTATGCTGtctttattatatgaataatattaaaaagaaatcattataataatatatattttatatttattgtatggttatttttaattgattattcTCAATACTCATTTAAAGAGATATGTAATCTAtatgatgtcacatcatgtatgtaaaatatataattctaataatgacttctatctatatttattcttgctcattttattttattaatgagctACCACAACTTGTTatcatgtgatttattaaaaaaatatatttaaaacaaaattaagtcTAAAAgcacacaaaaaaaaagaaatacaaaaactttaaattatctctattttttttttatgtttatatttttaatttttttttaataaactacgTAACACCACCATACTAATAAGACAAAATGAGATATAACTGAGACGACATAAtaacatttcttatatatatatatatatgaatataatcATGTCACACTTCCAAATCACGAATGTACAAATACTTCGTTACAATTGctaaaacctaaaaaaatataaaatatatattttttgaaatagaatCAACTAACTAATTGTTatgatttttgcattttttatggGTTAAGAATAAGAAAGAGATTTTTGTGAAGAAGATGAATTAATGAACTGTTATGGATTATTTGCATTTGAGTAACACATGAATAATTAGGTCCCACATGATTAGAAGAATATGCATTGTTGCAACTTGTCGTGAGAAAGTTGTCAAgaattcaactttcaataattGAATGGAGAAGTCGAACCAGCCGGTTCGATTTCATTATTGCGTGAGACTCAATACTAGTAAAACTAACACGTTATACTCTCCAACTAGTAGGAGTGGTGGAGGTCTTAATCTTGGAATATTATCGATCTTTTCAAGGTTCAAGATTCAACACCTCATATGAAAATAATCATTTGGGACTACAACTTCTAATGAAAAATCAGCGCTTTAATCAGTTTCGCGTAATAAAACTTTCGAAAGTGCGGTGTACGAGATCGAGATTTACTTTGCAGGTGTGGGTTCGAAGGATCCTACCTTGAAGAGGTTCCCTAACAttcaaaatacatatatatatatatatatatatatatattacgaaCTAAGAAAAGTATCCTAATTTTTAATCTAACTATTATGATGAGAAAACGTATATAAGAtgattaaggttgcgtttggatgttgaagtgagttgagttaagttgagttgagataataaaatattgttagaatattatttattattattattattatttttggatttgaaaaagttgaattgtttattatattt belongs to Juglans regia cultivar Chandler chromosome 8, Walnut 2.0, whole genome shotgun sequence and includes:
- the LOC108982373 gene encoding uncharacterized protein LOC108982373, with protein sequence MAFATSCCLHLPPAAATPPSKPSLTPKANHQVACRKKNEESWRNRCIIGMASMIIGLEISSNLTIIDETHFANNIAKENTSTLQLAVDSNGQQVTRWSDKRSCPAWRENSLETIMPENLPRPSVRRRWEAVGYDSKTAPPVKVIIKTTTRSNYCFSL